tatttcttcttctccccaaagccccccagtacatggttgtatattctagttgtaggtacttcaggctctgctatgtgggatgccgcctcagtatggcttgatgagcagtgctgggtgtgtgcccaggatccgagctggtgaaaccctggaccactgaagcagagctcacaaacttaaccactcggccacggggccagcccctccactttttccattttgaaatagAAACACTTGACTTTCAGTAGCACCAGATCAGTTTTGGGGATGAAGGTAAGGTGATTTTGATTAGGGCTTTGGTGACATGGGAGGCTAAGTTTGGGTGAGTAGTCAGCAACATGAGAGCCAGTCTTATTGAAGGTTGGCACAAAGGCAATAACTACTCATATAATGGCCCACCCCCTTTCTCATCCCTTAGATTCTGAAATAAACTGACAAAGGAGGTAAATTGTGTAGATCAAATAAACTTGTTGAAAATCCACTCGTCAGTGACTGTGTCTGGTTTAGACCATTAATGAGCAATAATTGCCTGTGTACAGCCCTCCTAGCTTTGTGGTCTGGCCTGAGATTTCATTCTAGAATGAAAATTAGGAAGCCAGGAGGattggggagagaaaggggacATGGTGGAAGAGGATCCAAGTGGAGGGAGAAGTTTGGGGGATCTAAGTGATTTTGTGCGTGTgggatttttctgtatttttaccaATAAAacctttgataaataaatgagtcAAGCTGagctgtttctgttttccttgctATGGCTGATGACATTTTAGATATCAGAGTTTTAAGTCCCTATCAAGGACCTCTTGAGACACTTCAGCAGATTCGAAATGGAAGTCGGGCCCAGCCAGCTGGGTCTGGTGTCATCTAAATTTGCGACAAGTTGAAGCACAAATAGTAGTCAAGCTTCTTGATTTCCTTGATAAAATGTCCATTTTGATATTTGTTCCTGAAGCACACGACTTTCTCTTTCACCAACCACGTACAACAGTGGTTCTTATCTCAAAGTTAAACCTGAACCACCTATTATCTAGCATCTCTCAAAGAGTGATTGATGCAAGTGCTACTTCTGAAAGCTTGTGTACTAAAGGATGCACTAGAATGTCTAAGTTCTATTTGTGCTTTAAGTTAAATACTCCAAAGCAGTATGCCTGGGTTATAACAGCACATGCCCTGTGGAAACGCTTTCCATAGCCACCACACTGTATGCTGAATTAACGTTAATGCCTCTAGATGTTTGATTGAGAGGAAACGCTAGCAATAGCCTTATGGAAAATGTTTCTCCATCTTCTGCAAAACCAGGCACAGATGTAAAATATTCACGTTgacatttttaatacattttctcCCCAACTGAAGCCAAATCCTAATCAGAAGCCATTCTACTAATGTAATATGTGACAGCACTGTCTTGGAGAGGGAAATTCAGGTGGTCGGTATGATCGCTGCATTCTCTCCCTTTGGGGATCTCCCTGAGATGCCAAATCATAATGAACCTGTTTGCGGGGTCCTGAAGAATAAGGAGAGATAGGAGATGTGGATGTTTAATGATATCAAGATAAGACAAGACTTCATCTATCTCACGATAGAGATGGTTTTGCCAGTGGGACCAGAAATATTCAATGTCATTGACTACTACCTCAGTAGCTCTCACCCCAGGAGGGATGACCTGCCTTATCTGTCTCTGTCAGCCAGCTAAGCCAAGGGGGCCTGCCAACATTTTCCCAGGGACTCTCTGCCCCTATGTCTGGCCAAGACCGCTGTTGACAGCTGCCTGGTACCCTTTCAATGTGGGCATGAATTCAGGCAGATGATCGCCAAGCCCCATTGGCCTTGGAGCCAGTCTGTCTCAGGATGGCTTTGCCAGTTTCACTTTGTGTTCATCTAATAATTTACCTTGAGTGTGAAGGGGACACCCTGAATCCCCTGATTTTCATGTTCTTGGAGACCATCTTCACCTTGGCCCTCAACTATCAGTAACAGGAGATCGTAGCATCCCTCACATACACATaatcatgcacacacacacacacacactcacacacacacacaagactgtctattggtttttggttttgttttgctcttgCTAACTATGGCAGAAAGAAAGCAGTTGTTCTCCATGTTCAAATTAATGGAGAGAAGAGACCAAAGGGGAAGGAAGGTCCAGCGGTGTCCTGGATCCCCTCTCTGAGGAGTGAACGCGGGCAGCGTGGACCTCTCTGAAGTGAGGGGGCAGGCAAGGCTGAAGCAAGCTCCAAGTAAACGCTATTTAAAGACAGGGAAAAATGCTATGTACACTCTGCAAAGAGAGGATGGAAGAAGCACCTAAATTGGTTGGGGGCATCAGAAACCCTTCTCAGAGAAGGTGACATTAATCCTGAGACCTGAAGGACTGGCTTATTAGGCACACATGTGGAAGGAAGGGCTTTCACACTCTGGGAATGTAGTGAACCAAAATCCAGGGACCCGAGAGTGCAGGGTACTTTTGGGAGAGCCAGCCAGAACAGGGTAGGACATTTAAAGCAGATGGGAGGTAAGATCCAGAGCAAGAAAATCCTTGCAGGCCTCGCCaaaaggaatttggattttctttcaGGCCTGTGGTTCCTCAACAGAGGGCCAGCCACCTCTGGGGGAGATGGAGTTAATGACAAGAGACGGGAGAACCTACAGAAGCACCGAGCTTGCAGAATAATGCCACACACGTACGTGCTCCTATTTTTCAATTATATGTAGATGCTTTTGTGATTAGCTTAATATCAACTGAAAGCATTACtgagcagaaaataaaatgaaaatcacttTTGAATTCACAAAGgcttttattattgttatctCAATCAATGTGAAAGTGCAATTACACGTGGTTTTTTATCTTTATGTACTTggataaaaatagtaaaagtacAAATTACTATTGTGTAAGGTCTGCAAAATTTGGAGGCATTTTAAATGTCTGGGAATCAATGCTAGTGGCAATGGAGCATCACTGAACATTTCTTAGAAGTGAAGTGATGTGAAAAACTttgagtgttaaaaaaaaaaatcccactggcCACAGTGCAGATGCTGGTATGGAGAGAGGCCAGACAGAAGCCCTTCCCTGCATTCCTTCTGTCCTGTCCACACTGGCCTCCAGGACATGCCACACAGTCCTctgcctcagggcatttgcaccTGCTATCCCTTTTGGAAAACTTTTCTCCCAAATACTTATTCATGTAAACATCTCCGTGAAGCACTCCCTGACGTCCTCCAAAGTGACTGGGCCCTCTATCGATGTATCCTGGGAAGGCTTGTCCTGGAGATGGAGGGCAGGACTGGGGCCAGACGAGGAGAAACTTCTGGGTCCCTCTGGGCTAGGAGCAGGCGCCCTGTGGTGGCCAGTGAGGCAGTCTAGGACACTACATGCAGATGAGCAGTAGTTTTAGTTACTCTCTGCACAGTATTCCAGTCCACTGAGGTTGAAGGTTCAGTGGATACAAAAAGATCATAGCCTTGCCCTGGAGGCAGCGTGTGGAATGAAGTGGACAGGCCCATCCTCCACTAGATGACCAGGACCACTGTCCACCCCCTTCAGGCTGGAGGGGGGAAGTAGGATGACATCTGGCCCCTCAGAATGGTCCTGTCCCAGGGCCCCATCCCTGGAGCCCTTAAAGTAAGGGCTGCATCTGGGTAGCAAGGTGAGAAGGCTGACGGCAAGAACCTGAGAAACACATCCAACACGTGGGCATCTCCAGCGCCCTCCGAGATGGGGACCCCAGAGCTCTGCTGGTCTTCATTGTAAAGTTGGTGGGGCTCATGTGCCTTTAACTTCTGATCCCTTCGCTGGCCACTACAGATCTAGGACCTTGACCCGTACGTGCACACGCGTTCTCATTCGGAACTCAAATAGCCTGGTGGGAAAGGCAGCACCAAGCTAGGCTCAGACCTAGCGACCTCTCCATCTCATCACACACTAAGTGCTTCTCTGAGTCTGGACTTTCAGGTCCAAGAACAGTGCTCCCTCCAACACACAGGGACATAGCACACGACCCGTTACAGATGCAGAGTCAGAGCGCGCTCATGTCAGACTGTAACCCCAGAACTCTCAAAACTCCACATCGATTAAGCACTTACTGTTGGTTGGGGGGTGCATTCCCAAAACATCTCTGGGGGCACGCCACGATGCTTCACAACCAGCCTTCTTCTGGATGTGGCTGAACTTTTATTCACTTCCAACAAAATTCTTTGGTAGAAAAGGCAAGTGCAGTTATATCCATAGGTCAGAATTTATTTCATACCACATCATTTATAGCATTTGAAAGGACAACGTTCAGCTCAACATCATTTATACTCGAAACAGAAAAGCACAACTTGGTAAGGCATCAGATTACAAGAGTCTGGGGAGAAGACCTTGCCCTCCCTCCTGGCTTCTGTGATACCTGGGTGGTTTCTCTTAAGTCTGTCAAGCACAGAGAGCAACATGACAAAAGTTTCATTTCCACAGACTTGGTAAAAAGAGACAACAAAACAGGTTTGGAgtatgttgaatttttaaattttgtctggTCTACACTGGAGGAGTTAAACTAAAGTGGCATTTTCTGAAGCACAGCTCTTACAAAGTCTTCTCTGCAACACCAAGCTACAAGTTGAACAATGTTTGAGCTTTGAAGTGAATCAACTTTGTATTTAACTCAAGCATATACTTTTCAAAACTTTTCCTCTCAAGTCTCtattttcacaaagaaataaaaatggagaaaaacctCGAGGAGAATCGTACCTTTACTATTCTATGAAATGCAGCAACATATTAAAAATGGTTGCAATTTAGTATCAACCCTCTAGATGTTCAGTGCTAATGGCACAGGTTGTATCAAGCTGCGCAAAAATAAACCACTTGAGTAAAGCTCTCAGAACTGGGCCACACAGGCATTCTTCACTAAGCGCTTTCCACCAGTGGCCCTAAAGGCAGAGGGTGCCAAAGGTCCCTCCCAGGGGGACCAGGAGTGGCCTCCATATGCTGTCACatgcataaaactcctttcaagTTTCGTGTTCTGTCTTAAAAAGTAATTTGCACTGTACTCCATGGCATTtgcttaaatataaaaatactgtTTAAACTTATCAGTCAAATaactcacctcccacccccacctctgcacACCCGGGCAGGCAGCGCCCAGTCTGGGAAGCTGGCTTCCCAGAGAGGTGAGCCAGGCACCCAAGCTCCGAATGCATTTCATTGGGTCTCTTGAGGCATTTCCACAAATGAAGTAATTTTATTTACTCAACTTGCAACTAGCCACTTCAGAAAACTATGACTGATATCAATTTCAATGTactgaaaaataatagtaaacagTCTatgtattttagattttaaacaaagaaattaatttcatttactaacagaaataaaagaagccCCTGACCTAAAGTATAATCTgatcttttactttttctataGAAAAACACAAGAcccacagaaagagaaaactctTCTATGCAATGGCTCTACAGAGAGTTCCCTGGTAATTGAATAGATTTTGGTAAATCTGCTCTACCCACTGCAAACTCCACACCACAATTCAATGCATTAGGCTCCTTTTTGGCATCTCAGAAGCATACCCATCAGAGTGCAAAACCTCTCTCCTAAcatgacatttttttctcaagaagGTTAAGCCCTAAAAAACTGCCACCCTAAAGAACATTAATGTTTCACAAAAAGTGGTTTTCTGACTGTCCCACAGTATGGATGCAGCTAAGTGTGGGGGCTGTGGTCCTGGCACACACCCTGCTCCTGGCCGGCCACAGCAGACCCCCCACGACCCCTCTGACACGCAGCACCGGCCTCTGCTGCCAGGTCCCTGAAAGGCGTCTATGGATCTATTAATTGGTTGTTTTCACAGGTTTCAAGTGACATTCATTTTAAAACAGGTTTTAAGAGGTGttcatgttttgttttaagatggtGTCAAAAATGTGTTAAGATACACTTAAAATCATATCTAGGGTATAATCAAAAAGAGATCTGTTTAAAGAAGtgttaacaaaaagaggaagccaAGCTTCCCTCACATGTTTTTGTGACCATGCTTTTTCCCACTAACTGCTTAGAAGTCTGAATCAGCAGCAAACGCGGCCATATGTATACGTACGTGTACGTGGACATGTGTACGGAGAAGTACGTTGTGCCTGACTTATGAAAAAAAGCACACTTTCTGTCCCACAAACATTTGCTGCAGGCCTTTCAAGGGTGCTCCCTTCCCTGCAGGGAGTGACAGGACAATTTAAGGTTGGCCGCTTACAAACCACCGGACAGGTGCTCCCCAGCGCCGGGATACTGGGACTAAGGCCGTCCAGAGCACGTGCATCGCAGCAAGTACCACCTGCTGATCTCAACAGGAATCACTCCCTAAAGCAAACCTAAGAGCTACCGACCAACACTTGCTTTACCCCTCGTGGCATTTTGGCTATTTATACAGTGTCAACACAACTGGTCTGAGAACAAAAAAttccaataaataatttttcctttttggccTACTCAGTGCCAAAGAGTTAGTGGGATGATTTTTGTTGGTTGTTTTTAAATCTTAAGCACCTGGGTATTAGTTTATGACAAAAGTGACTGGTTTAAGGTTTTGTAGGCAGAagtctctcattttctctcagatttttgctccttaaaaaaagaaaaaagaagtatgGCATTTCAAAGCTAAGAGTTGTTCTGAGCACAGCTGGCCCGTATACACAACACACTGTGCACTAGGCAGCCCTTAGCCAAGGGATGGCTAACCACGCcatttcctctttgttcttctgtACATTGTAACGTAGCGAAACTTCCTTCTTGACACCCAGATTTGAGGTGTCTTTTCCATATTAGATATAAATTAATCCAGAGATATAGAGCTATAAATTTCCAGAGTTACAAAAAACGTTAACTTACTTCAAAAATATCTTGCGTAAGTACCTCCTCCCTAAGCGCAAACACACAGGACAACCAGAGGCAAGAAGGAGCGCACGGGGTGAGGACCCTCCTGCAGCGCAGACCCAGGCTCTGCAGACAGGCTCCGCACGGTGCAAGAAGTCACGTCAGCTAATGTAGCCTCTAATGTTGATTCCGTCGGGACACAGCTGCTCTGGGTTTCTTGCCGGCGTCATACGAAGCAGCAGTACGTCTTCCACCAGGACTTGGAGAGGTTTTTCATTTTGTCTGGAGTCCTGCTTTTGGACTTCTTTGGCTGCTGCTGGGAGTCTGAGTATTGAATGCCAGCGACAATGGCCGCGTCAAAGACCTCTTTGAGGTTTTTCTGAGTCAGGGCCGAGCACTCAACGTAGGAGGCGGCTTTGATTTCCTCGGCACACAGCTTAGCCGCCTCTTCAGGCACGGGCTTCTCTTTGCATTTGTCCAACTCAATGAGGACTTTGACATCTTCTCTCAGATCTGACTGAGTTCCAACCAGGATGATAGGGGCTTTGGGACAGTGGCATCGAATCTCCGGCACCCATTTCTCACTGACGTTCTGGAAGGAGGAAGGGCTCACAACACTGAAGCACAGAAGGAAGATGTCCGTGTTGGTGTAGCAGAGAGGCCGGAGCTTGTCAAACTCATCCTGCAACCAATCAAAGCAGCCAAgaggtattttttaaatcaattttcatCTCATCAGCAAAAAGACTATCTTAATATTTTTCTGGACCGGATCTGGCAGTGAGAGAAAGCCCACTGGGTATGGAAGGAAGAGCCTGTGCTGCTTACTTAAATGGGGCCATGCTCCCAGTGCCACAAAATCTGCCAAAGGTGTTCAACATCTTCATCAATACTCATGACCTACTTGCGACTTACCATAGAAAAAGTACTTAGATTTGAtggattttagaaataaaatttattttatctagaCTTCAGCCCAGAGTAACCGATGCTTACTTTTTCAACTCTGGTACTTAGCTACTCTTCTAAAATTTACCCAGCACCCATACTGATCCCTAAGACCTCAGCCTGATCCCAGTGAGCCCCAGTCTAACACAGCTCCCCTTTTTAGGAAtccagccctggggccagccctgtggttgagtcgttaaagttccacgcactccGCTTGGGTGTTCTGGGTTCgcaggtcccaggtgtggacctactccattcGCCAGCCACAacatggaggcatcccacaaacaaaagaCAGAGGAgacttggcacagatgttagctcagggcgaatcttcctcatcaaaaaaagaaaagaatccagtGCTGCCCATCCTCAGGCCAACTGTGAGCAATGCCCATTTCATCCCATCTGCACTGTGCACACTCAGGGCACACACCGTGCAGAGTAATGTTAACC
This is a stretch of genomic DNA from Equus caballus isolate H_3958 breed thoroughbred chromosome 1, TB-T2T, whole genome shotgun sequence. It encodes these proteins:
- the RHOU gene encoding rho-related GTP-binding protein RhoU, whose product is MPPQQGDPAFPGRCEAPPVPPRRERGARGGRGPGAPGGRGRAGGAEGRGVKCVLVGDGAVGKTSLVVSYTTNGYPTEYIPTAFDNFSAVVSVDGRPVRLQLCDTAGQDEFDKLRPLCYTNTDIFLLCFSVVSPSSFQNVSEKWVPEIRCHCPKAPIILVGTQSDLREDVKVLIELDKCKEKPVPEEAAKLCAEEIKAASYVECSALTQKNLKEVFDAAIVAGIQYSDSQQQPKKSKSRTPDKMKNLSKSWWKTYCCFV